The Medicago truncatula cultivar Jemalong A17 chromosome 7, MtrunA17r5.0-ANR, whole genome shotgun sequence genome includes the window TGGCTAATTGTTAAGAAACAATTTAATAAGAAAATGTTGAACAAACTGAGAGGACTGCAAAATCTGTAAACTTTCACAGGGAGAACCAAAAAAACACCCTTCTTTCATTTGTTAAATAAAGCTGATTTTGCAACAAAACTAGGGGTGGTTCTAGTAAGATCTCTCTCCTCAAAACTTTGTTTTACCAAAGTATCTCAGTCTATTCCTCAACTCTTATGCCTCCCTGCTTGAGCCTGAAGATTTTGGTTGTCTTCCAAGAGTCTGTCATATTCAAGCAGTAAATCTGCAGCTTGTTTTTGGAGGGAAGCAACATGAGCTTCAGCCGTCTCAACTCTCTTGTCTTTCTCTTCGGATTCCATCTTTACCTTTTTCAAACCTTCTGTTAGAGTTGAAAGTTCTTTCTTCAGCTGTTTTATCTCCTTGGAAGCTTTCTCCTCCTTTTCTTTGAGCTcgacattttcttttttgaggttCTCCACTTCTTCTTTTGAAGCTCCCATGTTACTCCTTAAATTAATAAGCTTTTGGAGGTAATGGTGCATTCGATCAATTAGAAACCCGAGGAATAATGTAAAACCTGCAAGACGAATTTAATTCAGTTAAGACCAAGATAATCTCTAGCTTACTATGTAATCAAATACTTAATGCAATGGAAGTAAGCTGACAAAACCAAGTTAGTAGCAGATTGTTCAcaaattgttcatttttaaAGTACAGCAATACATTTTACATAGTCAGAACGAAAATAATAAAACCATTTACAAATTACAAGACATAATTGTGCAATCATCATCACATGAAACCAAGTCAGCTATGTATTAATCTAAACACTCTTGGTTGCTGAGAGGGTAAAATAGTACTGACACACTTCACATGTAAACATCTCATCCTCATTAAAACACACCTACAAAAACCACTATCTGGTCACTGTGTCACATTTGAAAACAATATCTATAGCAGCTTGTTTCTTCACCACTTTTCTTTATAATTCCTTTCGCCTTCCCTTGTCTTAATTCAGTTCTGGCTGAATACAACACGCTAGCAGACTAACAGTGTTACATCGGCACCAACAAAAAAGACACAGTTGGAAGCCGACGTGAGTAATTTAACCAATGAATAGAATAAGTAACTCTATTACACcgttaaaaaaacattatcttGGCTTGAAAGGGGCCACGCAAGCGCAGGCCCCACTACATGCGAATTAGATAGATACgtgaattaattataaatagaTACAAACATGCTTATTGCTAATAATGATATATGTTTGCCTCCCCATACGAGCTTAAGGCCTTCTTCTCTGTAATAATATatacttaaaagttaaaacaccTATCATAGAATTTCAACACAATAATGTGTATAGTAAATATTCAACAATCTAATGTAGTGATAAACAAAACCAcaataacaaaatccaaatattCTATAAGCAACCACCAAACCAAAATACACAAACATAGCTGCCTTAATTGTGGCAAATTTGGGATGCCTTCATTACAGCCTCCTGCGCTTTCATTGTGCAGTAAAATTCATCAATCTAATTTAGTAATAAACAAAACCactaacaaaatcaaaatattttataagcAAGCACCAGACCAGATTAACTTATAGAAATTCAGCCCTAATTGCAGTCAGTCCCTAGTCACCTTAAATGCGGAAAATTTGGGATGCATTTGTTGCAGTCCGGCGCTGTCATTGTGTTGGGTGTAATCGTGTGGGTTTAGTCCTACATTGCCTAAAGATATGGCCTTTGTACAGATTGTTAATATTGTTTTCCCATTCTCGATCTCTCTCTAACAAGAAGCATGAGATGTAGTTACCATTAAATGATGTTTCATATAAGTATTCAACCAATGTCAGAATTGGTGTGCTTTTGAAGTTTACATTTTGTATAGTACTTGGAAGGTCGTAGCAGAT containing:
- the LOC25498259 gene encoding uncharacterized protein is translated as MIQLLFLVIIAEGVMAFLMMVKIGPLRDLVMKSLDQLKMGKAPATVKTIAGTMFVILLSSLMSLVKIQNKGAKLGTMSPMDQVLWRTHLLEAYLLGFTLFLGFLIDRMHHYLQKLINLRSNMGASKEEVENLKKENVELKEKEEKASKEIKQLKKELSTLTEGLKKVKMESEEKDKRVETAEAHVASLQKQAADLLLEYDRLLEDNQNLQAQAGRHKS